A part of Cannabis sativa cultivar Pink pepper isolate KNU-18-1 chromosome 6, ASM2916894v1, whole genome shotgun sequence genomic DNA contains:
- the LOC115725576 gene encoding uncharacterized protein LOC115725576: MGSEVLEECRPIIPMPTISIQRNISNLNEVKSLPSTDHDHNNPKQQGDELLCLEGGGEEECRTPPRSVDQHMLMVCPPPPRKARPPRRKLRPRSSSQRVLKVPEDLTSVFMLLTNPSKKIRTNE; encoded by the exons atgggTTCCGAAGTTTTGGAAGAATGCCGGCCAATTATTCCAATGCCAACTATTTCTATTCAGAGGAATATTTCAAATCTGAACGAGGTAAAGTCGTTGCCTAGTACTGATCATGATCATAATAATCCAAAACAGCAAGGTGATGAGCTTTTGTGTTTGGAAGGCGGTGGAGAAGAAGAATGTCGGACGCCGCCGAGGTCGGTGGACCAGCACATGCTGATGGTGTGCCCGCCGCCGCCTAGGAAAGCTCGGCCGCCAAGGAGAAAGTTGAGGCCGCGTAGTTCTTCACAACGGGTTCTTAAGGTTCCAGAAGACCTTACGTCAGTGTTTATGTTGCTAACTAATCCTTCCAAGAAGATCAGAACAa ATGAATGA